The DNA sequence TCCGCGTGTAGCTGATACCACGGACTGAGTTTTTTATTTTCATTATTCCTTGGGAGGACTCCATGAAAGCAAAAGTTATTATAGCTGCCTGCCTGGCCCTGTCATTTCCACTGACCGGCTGCCAGCTGGAAGTCGCATCACCAACAACCCAATCCAGGCCCGCCGGATCAGTGGCAACAAAGACGCCGGCGTCCATCCCTTCACCCGGGACAGTCCCCGTCGCGACGTCAACGCAGACTTCAGTTCCCGATACCAGGCCGGCCGAACCAACGGCACGATTTATCCTGCAAAAGTCAGCCGATGCAATGATGCGAGTACAAAGCTATGACTATACTTCTTCCAGTGTAGCCGAATTTGGTGATACGGAAGTTGTTACAACCACTAAGGCCACCATTCATCCACTGCTTGGGAACGGTAAAATTATGACCAAGCAGGCGGATATACTCGATACCACCTACCTGTTGAATCACCGGATGTACATGGAAGATCCTTCTACCGGTTCCTGGGTCTATCTGGATATGCCCGTGGATAAAACCTCCACCATCCGAATCCATGCCCGGGTCAACGACTACATCGATGTGACTCGCAGCGGTGATGATATAATCCTTGTGTCAACCCATCCCTTGAGCGCATTGGAATTCTACTCCCTGACCGGTATAGAGATCAAGGAAAAGGATACCCTGGCCCAGATGGAAGCTCAGGGACAGACCATGGAGACGATGGTCGAGTTTATACTGGATCAGGAATATCGTTATAAAAAAGTGTCCTATGAACAGGTCACCACCACAGCGGGAGTAAGCACCCATACGGTAACAACCTATGATTACAGCAAATACAACAGCGCTCCCGAGATCGAACTTCCTGATAAGATTCAGAAAGAAGCTGTCCCCTACCAGCCGGCAGGAAATGAATAGTTGCCCGGGATAATCTCGATGATGAACGGATTCAACCACTGATCCGATCCTTGAATCTGCTCGAATCCGAACCAGAATATGAACGAAAAGATGGCTGCAGGCCACTGAACGATGATCCACATACAAAAACGGCTTATGGTCTTCCATAAGCCGTTTTTGTATTGAATCCCATTGGAGTCGAAATGATCCCCAACCAAAATTACTTCAAGAACAAGACATCCTAAGCTGCTCGATCAAATACCCCTTTATTTTGAATATTATCCATCAAGGAGTTCAACCCGATCATCTGCGTTCACGGCTAATTCTTCGTCTGATAGCCGAAAGGCTATCGGGGGAATGATATTCCTCTGAAAAAGAAATCAGTCGCAACCCATTAGAATTACGACCGATTTCCACTTATTTTACAGTATCGCTTACCAGCACTTTGGGTAAAGAGCCGGAGCTAATTAATTCAGTGTGATCTGGAGTTCGTCCAGCGCCTTGACCAGCTCATTGGATTCAATGAGTTTTTCCATTTTATCAATGTCATAGTACATTACGCGGTCTTCACCAAGTGTGTCCACCACAGAACGTGCCTTGTCATAGAATGCCTGGGTTCCCTTGCCAAGTCCCTTGTTGCCGCGCAGATCCAGTGCCTGGCACGCGGTCAGCAGTTCCATGGCGAGAACTTTCCGGGTATTGCCCAGGATTTCTCTGGCCTGTCTGGCAGCGATGGTACCCATGGATACATGGTCTTCCTGATTGGCGGAAGACGGAATGGAATCCACAGAAGCCGGATGCGCCAGGACTTTGTTTTCAGAAACCAGGGAAGCCGCCGAATACTGAACGATCATGAAACCGGAGTTGACTCCGCCGCGCTCGGTCAGGAATGCCGGCAATCCATTGGATAAAGTCGGGTTAACCAGACGTTCCACTCTGCGTTCTGAAACGTTGGCCAGTTCTGCCAGACCAATCTTCAGGAAATCAAATGGGAGAGCCATCGGCTGTCCATGGAAGTTTCCTCCGGAAACAACGCGCTCTTCATCCACAAAGATGATCGGGTTGTCGGTAACAGCGTTAATTTCATTTTCTACCTTGGACCGAACGTAGTTGAAGCAGTCCAGTGATGCACCGTGGATCTGGGGCAGGCAGCGCAGGGAGTAAGCATCCTGCACTCTCAGTTCCCCCTGCTTGGTGGTGTTGGCAGAGCCTTCAACCAGTTCCAGGAAGTTCTTGGCGCAGCTGACCTGTCCGGCCTGATTACGGATTTTGTGGGTTCCTTCAAAGTATGCATCGGTAATACCGGTAAGAGCTTCAAAGCTCAGCATGGCAATTCCGTTGGCCTGACGAATCAGGTTGAACGCATCCCAGATCGTGTGGGTACCGACGCTGGTCATAACCTGAGTTCCGTTATTCAGTGCGAGGCCTTCTTTGGAAGAAAGTGTAATGATGGGCACTCCGGCTTTTTTCATCGCCTCAGCGCCATCCATCAGTTCTCCCTGATAGTAAGCCTGTCCCTGACCGATCAGGGTCAGCGCGACATGAGACAAGGGAGCCAGGTCACCGGATGCTCCCAGGGAGCCTTTTTCCGGTACATACGGAACCACATTTTCATTCAGCATGCCAATGAGAGATTCCAGAGTTTCCAGACGGATTCCGGAGAAGCCCTTGGACAGTGCATTGACGCGCAGCAGGATGATGCCGCGGACAATGTCCGCCGGGAATGGTTCACCCACGCCACAGCAATGGCTGGTAATCAGATTTCTCTGGAGTGCTTCGGTTTCATCCTGATCAATGCTGACATCACTGAATTTACCAAATCCGGTAGTGAGTCCGTATACAACGCGGTGTTCACTGACAAACCGGTCCACCAGTTCTCTTGCTTTCAGTACGGCCTGCTTGGATGCGTCGGTCAGACCAACTTTCCGCATGCCTCTGGTCACACTGATGAAATCTTCGATGGTCAGCGAGCTGCCATCCAGGAGTAATTTTTCCATTGTAATTTACCTCTTTTCAAATTCGAAAGGCCAGTGGCCAAGATATTTTGTTCTGTTACAGAAGGAAGGCTGCCGCAAAGGTTCCAAATACGATCAGCGGGATATTGTAGTGAAGGAAAGTCGGAACGCAGGTATCCCAAATGTGGTCGTGCTGTCCATCGGCATTGAGTCCTGATGTGGGTCCCAGCGTCGAGTCAGAAGCCGGTGATCCGGCATCACCCAGCGCGCCGGCAACAGCAATCAGGCTGGCAATGGCGAGGGGGGAGAAACCGAGCTGAGCGGCCAGGGGAACGAAGATGGCAGCGACGATCGGAATCGTTCCGAAGGAAGTTCCAATTCCCATAGTGACGACAAGTCCAATGAGCAGGATGATGAATGCCGAGATGACTTTGCTGCCGCCCATGATCGCAACAGAAGCGTTAACCAGTGAGGGTATGCCGCCTGTCTCACGCAGGACATTGGCATATCCGGCAGCTACCAGCATAACGAAAGCAATGA is a window from the Clostridiaceae bacterium HFYG-1003 genome containing:
- the hutH gene encoding histidine ammonia-lyase, with the translated sequence MEKLLLDGSSLTIEDFISVTRGMRKVGLTDASKQAVLKARELVDRFVSEHRVVYGLTTGFGKFSDVSIDQDETEALQRNLITSHCCGVGEPFPADIVRGIILLRVNALSKGFSGIRLETLESLIGMLNENVVPYVPEKGSLGASGDLAPLSHVALTLIGQGQAYYQGELMDGAEAMKKAGVPIITLSSKEGLALNNGTQVMTSVGTHTIWDAFNLIRQANGIAMLSFEALTGITDAYFEGTHKIRNQAGQVSCAKNFLELVEGSANTTKQGELRVQDAYSLRCLPQIHGASLDCFNYVRSKVENEINAVTDNPIIFVDEERVVSGGNFHGQPMALPFDFLKIGLAELANVSERRVERLVNPTLSNGLPAFLTERGGVNSGFMIVQYSAASLVSENKVLAHPASVDSIPSSANQEDHVSMGTIAARQAREILGNTRKVLAMELLTACQALDLRGNKGLGKGTQAFYDKARSVVDTLGEDRVMYYDIDKMEKLIESNELVKALDELQITLN